The proteins below come from a single Streptomyces spongiicola genomic window:
- a CDS encoding bestrophin-like domain, with protein sequence MSEWVVLTIAMAAACAVVLTITVINHRRVGEHDDPSETPDVIEYMTMMIGVVYAIVLGLAIAGVWEARGAAEDSVRHEAQALHEVSARAEVYPAEARERIRDSVDAYVAHVVDTEWPHMVEKGELTAKGTRLLEQVRRNVTDYVPANDHEGQAYQPLVDQVAAADDARGARGQNAEATMPGVVWFGLVTGAAVTVGLIFTLQIRRTFNELLLAGLFSALIAFLLFLIWAFDAPFGRGPTAAPGPFTALFPHALG encoded by the coding sequence TTGTCGGAGTGGGTCGTACTGACCATCGCCATGGCCGCGGCGTGCGCGGTCGTCCTCACCATCACCGTCATCAACCATCGGAGGGTCGGCGAGCACGACGACCCCTCGGAGACGCCCGACGTCATCGAGTACATGACCATGATGATCGGCGTGGTCTACGCGATCGTGCTCGGCCTGGCCATCGCGGGCGTCTGGGAGGCGCGCGGCGCGGCGGAGGACTCGGTACGTCACGAGGCCCAGGCGCTGCACGAGGTGAGCGCGCGTGCCGAGGTCTACCCCGCCGAGGCCCGTGAACGCATCCGGGACAGCGTCGACGCCTATGTCGCACACGTGGTCGACACCGAGTGGCCCCACATGGTCGAGAAGGGCGAGCTGACCGCGAAGGGCACACGGCTGCTCGAACAGGTGCGCAGGAACGTGACGGACTACGTACCCGCGAACGACCACGAGGGCCAGGCGTACCAGCCGCTCGTCGACCAGGTGGCGGCGGCCGACGACGCCCGCGGGGCCCGGGGGCAGAACGCCGAGGCCACCATGCCCGGCGTGGTGTGGTTCGGTCTGGTGACGGGCGCGGCGGTCACCGTCGGCCTGATCTTCACCCTGCAGATCCGCCGGACGTTCAACGAACTGCTGCTGGCCGGCCTCTTCAGCGCACTGATCGCCTTCCTGCTCTTCCTGATCTGGGCTTTCGACGCACCGTTCGGAAGGGGCCCGACGGCCGCTCCCGGACCGTTCACGGCACTGTTCCCCCACGCCCTCGGCTGA
- a CDS encoding SCO0930 family lipoprotein has protein sequence MKTWRNASLAVTAATVLALTTACGQETGTQPNGQAVGAVNPAGQPAANSGYGSGYGGGAAAGAADAKPRTAGQLAVWESQKLGEVLTDGEGMTLYRFDKDSVDPVASNCNGECATAWPVVAAGDVTPAPGTDASLIGSVTRADGTKQLTVGGWPMYRYAKDAKPGDANGQGVGGTWFASAPDGEKAALGGGGAVAGGGDAAEEAGGESVDLASLSVRKDPKLGEIVVDKNGMTAYVFTKDSAWPMKTACTGACLEKWPVIAPVDVNDTVGILKKGSVTFDRPDGIKQQTIDCWPIYTFAGDKKPGDTNGQGVGGTWFAVSPQGKPVGAPS, from the coding sequence ATGAAGACCTGGCGGAACGCCTCGCTCGCGGTGACCGCGGCGACCGTACTCGCGCTGACGACGGCGTGCGGTCAGGAGACGGGGACGCAGCCGAACGGCCAGGCCGTCGGAGCCGTCAACCCCGCCGGGCAGCCGGCCGCCAACAGCGGCTACGGATCGGGTTACGGCGGCGGCGCTGCCGCCGGCGCGGCGGACGCCAAACCCAGGACCGCGGGCCAACTCGCCGTGTGGGAGAGCCAGAAGCTCGGCGAGGTGCTCACCGACGGCGAGGGGATGACCCTGTACCGCTTCGACAAGGACTCCGTCGACCCGGTGGCGTCGAACTGCAACGGCGAATGCGCGACGGCCTGGCCGGTGGTGGCCGCGGGCGACGTGACTCCCGCCCCCGGCACCGACGCCTCGCTGATCGGCTCGGTGACCCGCGCGGACGGCACCAAGCAGCTCACCGTCGGCGGCTGGCCGATGTACCGGTACGCCAAGGACGCCAAGCCCGGCGACGCCAACGGGCAGGGCGTCGGCGGCACCTGGTTCGCCTCCGCACCCGACGGCGAGAAGGCCGCGCTCGGCGGTGGCGGCGCGGTGGCGGGTGGCGGGGACGCCGCCGAGGAGGCGGGCGGGGAGTCCGTGGACCTCGCCTCCCTTTCCGTTCGCAAGGACCCGAAGCTCGGCGAGATCGTCGTGGACAAGAACGGAATGACCGCCTACGTCTTCACCAAGGACTCGGCGTGGCCGATGAAGACCGCCTGCACGGGCGCGTGCCTGGAGAAGTGGCCGGTCATCGCCCCGGTCGACGTGAACGACACCGTGGGCATTCTGAAGAAGGGCTCCGTGACCTTCGACCGGCCCGACGGAATCAAGCAGCAGACCATCGACTGCTGGCCGATCTACACGTTCGCGGGTGACAAGAAGCCCGGCGACACCAACGGGCAGGGAGTGGGCGGCACATGGTTCGCCGTGTCGCCCCAGGGCAAGCCGGTCGGGGCGCCCAGTTAA
- a CDS encoding SAM-dependent methyltransferase: MERPAWAPPGIDISVPSVSRIYDYYLGGSHNFEVDREAARRAMRFMPGLPKVMQANRAFMRRAVRYAVSEGVSQFLDIGSGIPTFGNTHEIAQKADPEARIVYVDHDPVAVAHSQAVLEGNDKAGIVKADLRDPADILADGETTRLLDLDRPVALLLVAVLHFLEDSDAPLRSVAALRDGLAPGSLVVVTHASYEGIPLPREQAGGAVGVYEDIRNPLVMRSREEIARFFDGFEMVEPGLVSMPDWRPETSAAQEDPYAFSGYAGVGRKA; this comes from the coding sequence ATGGAGCGTCCCGCCTGGGCCCCGCCCGGCATCGACATCTCGGTGCCGAGCGTGTCCCGTATTTACGACTACTACCTGGGCGGCTCGCACAACTTCGAGGTCGATCGCGAAGCCGCCCGGAGGGCCATGCGGTTCATGCCGGGTCTGCCCAAGGTCATGCAGGCGAACCGTGCCTTCATGCGCCGCGCCGTACGCTACGCCGTGAGCGAGGGAGTCAGTCAGTTCCTGGACATCGGCTCCGGCATACCGACGTTCGGCAACACCCACGAGATCGCCCAGAAGGCCGACCCCGAGGCGCGGATCGTGTACGTCGACCACGACCCGGTGGCCGTCGCCCACAGCCAGGCCGTGCTCGAGGGCAACGACAAGGCCGGGATCGTCAAGGCCGACCTGCGCGATCCGGCGGACATCCTCGCAGACGGCGAGACCACCAGGCTGCTGGACCTCGACCGGCCCGTGGCCCTGCTGCTCGTCGCGGTGCTCCACTTCCTGGAGGACTCCGACGCCCCCCTGCGGTCCGTCGCCGCACTGCGCGACGGGCTGGCACCCGGCAGCCTGGTCGTGGTCACCCACGCCTCCTACGAGGGCATCCCGCTGCCCAGGGAGCAGGCCGGCGGCGCCGTCGGCGTCTACGAGGACATCCGCAACCCGCTGGTGATGCGCTCGCGCGAGGAGATCGCGCGGTTCTTCGACGGCTTCGAGATGGTCGAGCCCGGACTGGTGTCGATGCCGGACTGGCGGCCCGAGACCTCGGCCGCACAGGAGGACCCATACGCGTTCTCCGGGTACGCAGGGGTGGGGCGCAAGGCGTGA
- a CDS encoding putative bifunctional diguanylate cyclase/phosphodiesterase, whose product MTPSQAAGPEAGGPDDPEDRLSRFATIWSRAIFPVTATSLTRPEFEEHLLPLARQLSESLDTRPFDAAVAQRVGGALVDAHCTDPDALSRTLGVIDAYLVLYCGSGRESAEDSRARCAKLQHALAAGYALALRERTLAEQEAIARSALAARSVAMEALHATETRFRAVFEDAAIGIGIADLDGNVLEVNDTLTRMFGGLEHHVRGRRVNEWAHPEDRPLTWNMYDELVRGEREHYRVEKPFYRNDGTVLWTNLTVSLLRDADGVPQYQLALMEDTTERRLLNLRLRYEATHDALTGLPNRTLFFERLEKALAAGEGARFGLCYLDLDGFKAINDSLGHSAGDRLLVEVADRLQSCATAPGEMVARLGGDEFVALTTGRETEREASELAARILAALAAPITLEGREIMVRGSIGIVEGPAGERTSAEVLRSADITMYRAKSAGGNRFEFSDAEADARAITRHGLTTALPAALERGEFFIEYQPLVHLGDGRVHGAEALVRWSHPQHGVLGPDHFIPLAEHTGLIVPLGRWVLQEAVRQARSWHEQAGPDGFAPLRINVNLSPTQLHHPGLVADTVDVLERSGLPPGALCLEVTESGLIGADEDLLKPLRQLAEMGVDIALDDFGTGYSNLANLRRLPVSVLKLDRSFTQGMQQHPADPFDRKIVEGIVSLAHSLELAVTVEGVETGVQAEQLRELGCDTAQGWYYARPGPPDRLHRLSLADAV is encoded by the coding sequence ATGACGCCGTCGCAGGCAGCGGGCCCGGAGGCGGGCGGCCCGGACGATCCGGAGGACAGACTCAGCCGGTTCGCGACCATCTGGAGCCGGGCGATCTTCCCGGTCACGGCCACGTCGCTGACCCGCCCCGAGTTCGAGGAGCATCTACTGCCGCTGGCACGGCAGTTGAGCGAGTCGCTGGACACCCGCCCGTTCGACGCCGCGGTCGCCCAGCGGGTCGGCGGCGCGCTCGTCGACGCCCACTGCACGGACCCCGACGCCCTCAGCCGTACGCTCGGCGTCATCGACGCCTATCTGGTCCTCTACTGCGGGAGCGGCCGGGAGTCGGCCGAGGACAGCCGGGCCCGCTGCGCCAAGCTCCAGCACGCACTCGCCGCCGGCTACGCCCTGGCGCTGCGCGAGCGCACCCTCGCCGAGCAGGAGGCCATCGCCCGCTCGGCGCTGGCGGCACGCAGCGTGGCCATGGAGGCCCTGCACGCCACGGAGACGCGCTTCCGAGCCGTGTTCGAGGACGCTGCCATCGGCATCGGCATCGCCGACCTCGACGGCAACGTCCTGGAGGTCAACGACACGCTGACCCGGATGTTCGGCGGACTGGAGCACCATGTCCGCGGCCGCCGGGTCAACGAATGGGCGCACCCGGAGGACCGCCCGCTGACCTGGAACATGTACGACGAGCTGGTCCGCGGTGAACGCGAGCACTACCGCGTCGAGAAGCCCTTCTACCGCAACGACGGCACGGTGCTGTGGACCAATCTCACCGTCTCGCTGCTGCGGGACGCCGACGGCGTGCCCCAGTACCAGCTGGCACTCATGGAGGACACCACCGAACGGCGGCTGCTGAACCTCCGGCTGAGGTACGAGGCGACCCATGACGCGCTCACCGGACTTCCCAACCGGACCCTGTTCTTCGAGCGGCTCGAGAAGGCGCTGGCGGCAGGGGAGGGGGCCCGCTTCGGGCTCTGCTACCTCGACCTCGACGGCTTCAAGGCGATCAACGACAGCCTTGGGCACTCGGCCGGCGACCGACTCCTCGTCGAGGTCGCCGACCGGTTGCAGAGCTGCGCCACCGCGCCCGGCGAGATGGTGGCCAGGCTCGGCGGCGACGAGTTCGTGGCGCTGACGACCGGCCGTGAGACCGAGCGCGAGGCGAGCGAACTCGCCGCCCGGATCCTCGCCGCGCTCGCCGCGCCCATCACGCTCGAGGGTCGGGAGATCATGGTCCGGGGCAGCATCGGGATCGTCGAGGGGCCGGCCGGGGAGCGTACCTCGGCGGAGGTGCTGCGCAGCGCGGACATCACGATGTACCGGGCCAAGTCGGCGGGCGGGAACCGCTTCGAGTTCTCCGACGCCGAGGCGGACGCCCGCGCGATCACCCGGCACGGACTGACCACGGCGCTCCCGGCCGCCCTGGAGCGGGGCGAGTTCTTCATCGAGTACCAGCCGCTGGTGCACCTCGGCGACGGCAGGGTGCACGGTGCGGAGGCGCTGGTGCGGTGGTCGCACCCGCAGCACGGGGTCCTCGGCCCGGACCACTTCATCCCGCTCGCCGAGCACACCGGGCTGATCGTGCCGCTCGGCCGCTGGGTGCTCCAGGAGGCCGTTCGGCAGGCGCGCTCCTGGCACGAGCAGGCCGGACCGGACGGCTTCGCGCCGCTGCGGATCAACGTCAATCTCTCCCCGACGCAGCTGCATCATCCGGGGCTGGTCGCGGACACCGTCGACGTACTGGAGCGCTCGGGCCTGCCCCCCGGCGCGCTGTGCCTGGAGGTCACCGAGTCCGGGCTGATCGGAGCGGACGAGGACCTGCTCAAACCGCTGCGGCAACTGGCCGAGATGGGCGTCGACATCGCACTCGACGACTTCGGTACGGGCTACTCCAACCTGGCCAATCTGCGGCGGCTGCCGGTGAGCGTGCTCAAGCTGGACCGCTCCTTCACCCAGGGCATGCAGCAGCACCCGGCGGACCCGTTCGACCGGAAGATCGTCGAGGGGATCGTCTCGCTGGCCCACAGCCTGGAGCTGGCCGTCACGGTCGAGGGCGTGGAGACCGGTGTCCAGGCCGAGCAACTGCGCGAGCTGGGCTGCGACACGGCCCAGGGCTGGTACTACGCCCGGCCGGGGCCGCCGGACCGCCTCCACAGGCTGTCGCTCGCGGACGCGGTGTAG
- a CDS encoding winged helix-turn-helix transcriptional regulator → MVTKQFTGSPDEADIRRADSLAREIFSDVANKWALLIIEALGERTLRFGELRKEVDGISHKMLTQNLRMLERNGLADRRVHPTVPPRVEYRLTEAGRALRETVHTMCDWTHRYLGHIEASRGRFDA, encoded by the coding sequence ATGGTGACCAAGCAGTTCACGGGCTCGCCCGACGAGGCGGACATCCGGCGCGCGGACTCCCTGGCGCGGGAGATCTTCTCGGACGTCGCCAACAAGTGGGCACTGCTGATCATCGAGGCGCTGGGTGAGCGGACCCTGCGCTTCGGCGAGCTGCGCAAGGAGGTCGACGGCATCAGCCACAAGATGCTCACCCAGAACCTCCGCATGCTGGAGCGCAACGGACTGGCGGACCGCAGGGTGCACCCCACCGTGCCGCCGCGGGTCGAGTACCGCCTCACCGAGGCGGGGCGCGCGCTGCGGGAGACGGTCCACACGATGTGCGACTGGACGCACCGGTACCTCGGGCACATCGAGGCCTCCCGCGGACGTTTCGACGCCTGA
- a CDS encoding RidA family protein, translating into MAVTLVNPGGLPEVGAYRQVSVATGSKLVFVAGQVAWDADGVTVGEGDLAAQVEQCYLNVATALAGVGASFGDVAKLTVHVVDWTPGKMPLLLDGIARAAARLGVTPVPPATLLGVAALDVPEHLVEIEATAMID; encoded by the coding sequence ATGGCCGTCACACTGGTGAATCCCGGCGGACTGCCGGAGGTCGGCGCCTACCGGCAGGTGTCCGTCGCGACCGGATCGAAGCTGGTCTTCGTCGCCGGCCAGGTCGCCTGGGACGCCGACGGCGTCACGGTCGGCGAAGGCGACCTCGCCGCCCAGGTCGAGCAGTGCTATCTCAATGTCGCGACCGCCCTGGCCGGCGTGGGCGCCTCGTTCGGCGACGTGGCGAAACTGACCGTGCACGTCGTGGACTGGACCCCCGGCAAGATGCCGCTGCTCCTGGACGGCATCGCGCGGGCGGCCGCACGGCTGGGCGTCACACCGGTGCCGCCGGCCACCCTGCTGGGCGTCGCGGCCCTCGACGTGCCCGAGCACCTGGTCGAGATCGAGGCCACCGCGATGATCGACTGA
- a CDS encoding LysR family transcriptional regulator has product MQFQQLRYFVAVAETRHFTRAAERVHVSQPSLSQQIRALERELGAELFSRARGNIALTDAGEALLAPARRILADADTARHEVQELAQLRRGRVRLGATPSVCTGLLPDVLRAFHDLHPGIELLIEEGGSRDLVRELGRGVLDLALVVLPMPAPSPALTTVELLREDLVVVSSAGSPAPRRPMRIADLRGEPLVMFRHGYDLRELTVAACRAEGFEPTFTVEGGEMDAVLGFVRAGLGLAVVPRMVAERAGRDLRVTALAGPGLRRTIALAHRSDVAPPRAARELQRMLLRTRTPAGPGPGAGG; this is encoded by the coding sequence ATGCAGTTCCAGCAGCTCCGGTACTTCGTGGCCGTCGCGGAGACCCGGCACTTCACCCGGGCCGCGGAGCGGGTGCACGTCTCCCAGCCCTCGCTGTCCCAGCAGATCCGCGCGCTGGAGAGGGAGTTGGGGGCGGAGCTGTTCAGCAGGGCGCGCGGCAACATCGCCCTCACCGACGCGGGCGAGGCGCTGCTGGCGCCGGCCCGGCGGATCCTCGCCGACGCGGACACCGCCCGGCACGAGGTGCAGGAGCTGGCACAGCTGCGCCGGGGGCGGGTGCGGCTGGGGGCCACACCGAGCGTGTGCACCGGGCTGCTGCCGGACGTGCTGCGCGCCTTCCACGACCTCCACCCGGGGATCGAGCTGCTGATCGAGGAGGGCGGCTCACGCGACCTGGTGCGGGAGCTGGGGCGCGGGGTGCTCGACCTGGCGCTGGTGGTGCTGCCGATGCCGGCGCCCTCACCGGCGCTGACCACGGTGGAACTGCTGCGGGAGGACCTGGTGGTGGTCTCCTCGGCCGGGTCCCCGGCGCCGCGCCGGCCGATGCGGATCGCGGACCTCCGGGGTGAGCCGCTGGTGATGTTCCGGCACGGCTACGACCTGCGGGAACTCACCGTCGCGGCCTGCCGCGCCGAGGGCTTCGAGCCGACGTTCACGGTGGAGGGCGGGGAGATGGACGCGGTGCTCGGCTTCGTACGCGCGGGGCTGGGCCTGGCGGTCGTCCCCCGTATGGTCGCCGAGCGCGCGGGCCGCGACCTCCGGGTCACCGCGCTCGCCGGCCCCGGCCTGCGCCGGACCATCGCCCTGGCGCACCGCAGCGACGTGGCCCCGCCGCGGGCGGCCCGCGAACTCCAGCGCATGCTGCTGCGCACGCGTACGCCGGCCGGGCCGGGGCCGGGTGCCGGCGGGTGA
- a CDS encoding succinate dehydrogenase, translating to MALAPRTDRRPSMTRTLWGSTVGKKAVMAATGLIMLGYLLVHMLGNLKIFFGSGEFNGYAHWLRTLGEPFLHHEWALWIVRVVLLAAVVLHGVSAYQLSRRDIRARPHGYAHKRRRASYATRTMRWGGVILGLFIVWHLLDLTTLTVNENAQPGRPYENVVATFSTPYGNAVYLTAMLALGLHVRHGFWSAAQTLGAGSARRDRALRAAADGLALVLTLGFVSVPVAVMTGVVS from the coding sequence ATGGCACTGGCACCACGGACGGACCGACGGCCGTCCATGACGCGCACGCTCTGGGGATCGACCGTCGGCAAGAAGGCCGTGATGGCCGCGACCGGTCTGATCATGCTCGGCTACCTCCTCGTCCACATGCTGGGCAACCTCAAGATCTTCTTCGGTTCCGGCGAGTTCAACGGCTACGCCCACTGGCTGCGCACCCTGGGCGAGCCGTTCCTCCACCACGAGTGGGCGCTCTGGATCGTCCGCGTCGTCCTCCTCGCCGCCGTCGTACTGCACGGAGTGTCGGCCTACCAGCTCAGCCGGCGGGACATCCGGGCCCGCCCACACGGGTACGCCCACAAGCGCCGGCGCGCGAGCTACGCCACCCGCACCATGCGCTGGGGCGGTGTCATCCTCGGGCTGTTCATCGTCTGGCACCTGCTGGACCTGACCACGCTCACCGTCAACGAGAACGCCCAGCCGGGCAGGCCGTACGAGAACGTCGTCGCGACCTTCTCCACCCCCTACGGCAACGCCGTCTACCTCACCGCGATGCTCGCCCTCGGCCTGCACGTCCGCCACGGGTTCTGGAGCGCCGCCCAGACCCTCGGCGCGGGCAGCGCGCGCCGCGACCGAGCGCTCAGGGCCGCCGCCGACGGCCTCGCGCTGGTGCTGACGCTGGGCTTCGTCTCGGTACCCGTCGCCGTCATGACCGGAGTCGTGAGCTGA
- a CDS encoding fumarate reductase/succinate dehydrogenase flavoprotein subunit, with protein MSHPHYETGAPIADTRAPEGPIADRWDRRRFAARLVNPANRRKHTVIVVGTGLAGGSAGATLAEQGYRVVQFCYQDSPRRAHSIAAQGGINAAKNYRNDGDSVHRLFYDTVKGGDFRARESNVHRLAQISVEIIDQCVAQGVPFAREYGGLLDTRSFGGVQVSRTFYARGQTGQQLLLGAYQALSRQIAAGNVEMHPRTEMLDLIVVGGRARGIVARDLVTGRIDAYTADAVVLATGGYGNVFYLSTNAMNSNATAVWRAHRRGAYFANPCFTQIHPTCIPRTGDHQSKLTLMSESLRNDGRIWVPKAKGDPRPAGEIPEDERDYYLERLYPSFGNLVPRDIASRAAKNVCDEGRGVGPGGQGVYLDFADAVRRLGRAGVEEKYGNLFDMYERITAENPYEVPMRIYPAVHYTMGGLWVDYDLQTTVPGLFAIGEANFSDHGANRLGASALMQGLADGYFVLPSTVNDYLARHPHARAVDAAHPEVTQVLAETGERLNRLLSADGDRTPDSFHREIGELMWEFCGMARTGAGLREALDRIPRIREEFWRRIKVPGSGDELNQSLEKANRVVDYLELAELMCLDALHRTESCGGHFREESQTPDGEARRRDEEFSYAAAWEFAGTGAPPVLHREDLVFEYVHPTQRSYA; from the coding sequence ATGAGCCATCCGCACTACGAGACCGGCGCCCCGATCGCCGACACCAGGGCGCCCGAGGGCCCCATCGCCGACCGCTGGGACCGCCGCCGCTTCGCCGCCAGGCTGGTCAACCCGGCCAACCGCCGCAAGCACACCGTCATCGTGGTCGGCACGGGCCTGGCCGGCGGCTCGGCCGGCGCGACCCTCGCCGAACAGGGCTACCGCGTCGTGCAGTTCTGCTACCAGGACTCCCCGCGCCGCGCCCACTCCATCGCCGCCCAGGGCGGCATCAACGCGGCCAAGAACTACCGCAACGACGGCGACTCCGTGCACCGCCTCTTCTACGACACCGTCAAGGGAGGCGACTTCCGGGCGCGGGAGTCCAACGTGCACCGGCTCGCGCAGATCTCCGTCGAGATCATCGACCAGTGCGTCGCCCAGGGCGTGCCCTTCGCCCGGGAGTACGGCGGCCTCCTCGACACCCGCTCCTTCGGCGGCGTCCAGGTCTCCCGTACGTTCTACGCCCGCGGCCAGACGGGGCAGCAACTGCTGCTCGGCGCCTACCAGGCGCTGTCCCGGCAGATCGCCGCCGGCAACGTGGAGATGCACCCGCGCACCGAGATGCTGGACCTGATCGTCGTCGGCGGGCGGGCCCGCGGCATCGTGGCCCGCGACCTGGTCACGGGCCGGATCGACGCGTACACCGCCGACGCCGTCGTCCTGGCCACCGGCGGCTACGGCAACGTCTTCTACCTCTCGACGAACGCGATGAACTCCAACGCCACCGCCGTGTGGCGGGCCCACCGGCGCGGCGCGTACTTCGCCAACCCCTGCTTCACCCAGATCCACCCCACCTGCATCCCGCGCACCGGCGACCACCAGTCCAAGCTGACGCTGATGAGCGAGTCGCTGCGCAACGACGGCCGGATCTGGGTACCGAAGGCGAAGGGCGACCCCCGCCCCGCGGGCGAGATACCCGAGGACGAGCGCGACTACTACCTCGAGCGCCTCTACCCGTCGTTCGGCAACCTCGTGCCGCGGGACATCGCCTCGCGCGCGGCGAAGAACGTCTGCGACGAGGGCCGCGGTGTCGGCCCCGGCGGCCAGGGCGTGTACCTCGACTTCGCCGACGCCGTCCGCCGGCTCGGCCGGGCCGGGGTCGAGGAGAAGTACGGCAACCTCTTCGACATGTACGAGCGGATCACCGCGGAGAACCCCTACGAGGTCCCGATGCGGATCTATCCCGCCGTGCACTACACCATGGGGGGACTGTGGGTCGACTACGACCTCCAGACCACCGTGCCCGGCCTGTTCGCGATCGGCGAGGCCAACTTCTCCGACCACGGCGCCAACCGGCTCGGCGCCTCCGCGCTCATGCAGGGCCTCGCCGACGGCTACTTCGTCCTGCCGTCGACCGTCAACGACTACCTCGCCCGCCATCCGCACGCACGAGCCGTCGACGCGGCCCACCCCGAGGTCACGCAGGTGCTCGCCGAGACCGGGGAACGGCTGAACCGGCTGCTGTCCGCCGACGGCGACCGTACGCCCGACTCGTTCCACCGCGAGATCGGTGAGCTGATGTGGGAGTTCTGCGGCATGGCCCGCACCGGCGCCGGGCTGCGCGAGGCCCTCGACCGGATCCCCCGGATACGCGAGGAGTTCTGGCGCCGGATCAAGGTGCCGGGCAGCGGCGACGAACTCAACCAGTCGCTGGAGAAGGCGAACCGCGTCGTCGACTACCTGGAACTGGCCGAGCTGATGTGCCTCGACGCACTGCACCGCACGGAGTCCTGCGGCGGCCACTTCCGCGAGGAGTCCCAGACCCCGGACGGCGAGGCCCGGCGCAGGGACGAGGAGTTCTCCTACGCCGCCGCCTGGGAGTTCGCCGGCACCGGCGCCCCGCCCGTCCTGCACCGGGAAGACCTCGTCTTCGAGTACGTCCACCCCACCCAACGGAGCTACGCATGA
- a CDS encoding succinate dehydrogenase/fumarate reductase iron-sulfur subunit, with protein sequence MKLGLRVWRQKNADAPGAMVTYEVDGVSPDMSFLEMLDTLNEELVLRGEEPVAFDHDCREGICGACSLVIDGDAHGPERTTACQLHMRSFDDGDTIDVEPWRASAFPVVKDLVVDRSALDRIIQAGGYVSVPTGSAPEPHATPVPKADADSAFEHAECIGCGACVAACPNGSAMLFTSAKVNHLNVLPQGAPERETRVLDMVAAMDEEGFGGCTLAGECATACPKGIPLPSITAMNREWLRAVRKAER encoded by the coding sequence ATGAAGCTCGGACTGCGCGTCTGGCGCCAGAAGAACGCCGACGCACCCGGCGCCATGGTGACCTACGAGGTCGACGGCGTCTCTCCGGACATGTCGTTCCTGGAGATGCTCGACACGCTCAACGAGGAACTCGTCCTGCGTGGGGAGGAGCCGGTCGCCTTCGACCACGACTGCCGGGAGGGCATCTGCGGGGCCTGCTCGCTGGTCATCGACGGAGACGCGCACGGCCCGGAGCGCACCACCGCCTGCCAGCTCCATATGCGCTCGTTCGACGACGGCGACACGATCGACGTCGAGCCTTGGCGTGCCTCGGCCTTCCCCGTGGTGAAGGACCTGGTGGTGGACCGCTCGGCGTTGGACCGGATCATCCAGGCGGGCGGCTACGTCTCCGTCCCCACCGGGTCCGCCCCGGAGCCCCATGCCACGCCGGTCCCCAAGGCCGACGCCGACTCCGCCTTCGAGCACGCCGAGTGCATCGGCTGCGGAGCGTGCGTCGCCGCCTGCCCCAACGGCTCGGCCATGCTCTTCACCTCGGCGAAGGTCAACCACCTCAACGTGCTCCCGCAGGGCGCGCCCGAGCGCGAGACCCGGGTCCTCGACATGGTCGCGGCCATGGACGAGGAGGGCTTCGGCGGCTGCACCCTCGCCGGCGAGTGCGCGACGGCCTGCCCGAAGGGCATCCCGCTCCCGTCGATCACCGCGATGAACCGCGAATGGCTGCGTGCCGTGCGGAAGGCCGAGCGGTAG
- a CDS encoding crotonase/enoyl-CoA hydratase family protein: MGDTPAVRIERDGPVLTVVLSRPEVRNAVDGPTAALLADAFRRFEADEDASVAVLWGEGGTFCAGADLRAVGTERGNTVTADGDGPMGPTRMRLSKPVIAAVSGHAVAGGLELALWCDLRVAERDAVFGVFCRRWGVPLIDGGTVRLPRLVGESRAMDLILTGRPVQAAEAYEIGLANRLAAPGESRRAAEQLAREIAAFPQLCLRHDRLSAREQHGLPEPEALARELRHGLVPLTAGETSSGAARFTGGAGRHGSFTD, from the coding sequence ATGGGCGACACACCGGCCGTACGGATCGAACGCGACGGCCCGGTCCTCACCGTCGTCCTCAGCCGCCCCGAGGTGCGCAACGCGGTGGACGGCCCCACGGCGGCGCTGCTGGCCGACGCGTTCCGGCGGTTCGAGGCGGACGAGGACGCCTCGGTCGCCGTGCTCTGGGGCGAGGGCGGCACGTTCTGCGCCGGGGCCGACCTCAGGGCCGTGGGCACCGAGCGCGGCAACACGGTCACCGCTGACGGCGACGGCCCGATGGGCCCGACCCGGATGCGGCTGAGCAAGCCCGTGATCGCCGCGGTCTCGGGCCACGCCGTGGCCGGCGGCCTGGAGCTCGCTCTCTGGTGCGATCTGCGGGTCGCCGAGCGGGACGCGGTCTTCGGGGTCTTCTGCCGCCGCTGGGGCGTCCCGCTGATCGACGGTGGAACGGTACGCCTCCCGCGGCTCGTCGGAGAGAGCCGCGCCATGGACCTGATCCTCACCGGCCGCCCGGTGCAGGCTGCCGAGGCGTACGAGATCGGCCTGGCCAACCGGCTGGCCGCGCCCGGGGAGTCCCGCCGGGCGGCCGAGCAACTCGCCCGGGAGATCGCCGCGTTCCCCCAGCTGTGCCTGCGCCACGACCGGCTCTCCGCACGCGAACAGCACGGGCTGCCCGAACCCGAGGCTCTGGCCCGCGAACTCCGTCACGGACTGGTGCCGCTGACCGCAGGCGAGACCTCGTCGGGCGCGGCGCGCTTCACCGGCGGTGCGGGCCGCCACGGGTCCTTCACGGACTGA